In Pseudoclavibacter sp. Marseille-Q3772, the sequence ACGATCGTTGGCTACTCCGCAATGGCGGGCATCATCGGCGGTGGCGGTCTTGGACGCCTGGCCTACAACTACGGCTACCAGCGGTTTATCCCGGAAGTCATGTTTGTCACCATCGTCATCCTCATCGCTCTGGTCCAGCTCATTCAGCTGCTCGGCGATCAAATCGCGAAGGCGGTCGATCACCGATGAAGCGAATGCCGTAGGTGCGCAAGCACCGACCTTCGACCAAATCCATCATCAAATCAGCCGGATGCATCCCACCGGCCTTAACTAAGGAATCCACTATGCGTAAACGTTTCGCAATTTTGGCAGCTACGGCCGCCGCTGCGCTCGCTCTGAGCGGATGTGCCGCATCCGGCGGCGAAGAGGTCAGCAACCCCGGCGGCGAAGCCGAACTGGTCATCGGCGCTAGCCCCGTGCCCCACGCACAGATCCTCGAGTACGTCCGCGACAACCTCGCTGAAGACGAAGGACTCAAGATCACCATCAAGGAGTTCGACGACTATGTGCTGCCGAACCAAACCCTGAACGATGGTGAACTCGACGCGAACTACTTCCAGCACCTTCCCTACCTCGAAAGCGAAATGAAGGAGAAGGGCTACGAGTTTGAGCACGGCGAGGGTGTGCACATTGAGCCGCTGCGCCTGTTCTCCTCGAAGGTGAAGTCGCCGGACGAAATCAAGGACGGCGCCACCATCGCGATCACCAATGACGTATCGAACCAGGCTCGCGGCCTACTGCTGCTTCAGGAAGCCGGCCTGCTCAAGGACATCACCACCGAAAGCTCGGTACTTGAGCTGACGGCAGAGCAGAACCCGAAGAACCTGCAGTTCGAAGAGACTCAGCCCGAGGTTGTTGTGCAGCTCGTTGACGACCCGAAGATTGATGCCGCACTGGTGAACGCAAACTTCGTGTTCTCCGCGGGCCTCAACCCTGAGGAAGCGATTCTGTCGGAGAGTGTTGACGGCAGCCCGTACGCAAACGTACTCGTTTGGAAGAAGGGCAATGACGACCCGAACGTAAAGAAGCTTGAAGAACTGCTGCACTCGCAGGAGGTTAAGGACTACATCAAGGAGACCTGGCCGAACGGCGACGTCGTAGCCGGCTAGTTATCGCGCCCTAATCTCATCCCCAATATCGGGGGTTCCGTACGGCCTCGGAACCCCCGATATTACTTTTCCGGTTGTTTGACATTGATGCCGTGCAGCTTCAGACCGATGCCATTCGGCTCCAGACCGATGGTGCCCCGCCCTGCCCGCTCCGTCTCCGCCCGGAGAAATGGCGAAAATACGGCTAAGCAACGCGCATATTCGTATGCCTACCCGTATTTTCGCCATTTATCCGCAACAGGCGCCGCTAGTCGCGCGCCGGTGCAGGAAATCTCTCAGACCTATGCGCCGGCAGCAACCACCGGGTTGCGCAGCTGGCCGAGTCCCGAAATCGCACACACGACCTCGTCTCCCGCGCTCAGCGGCGCTACCCCTGCGGGGGTTCCCGTCAGCAGCACGTCTCCGGGAAGCAGCGTAAACACACTCGACGCGTACTCAACCAGTTCGGCCACTGAACGCTCCATTAGTGAGAGATCACCCTCCTGCTTGGTCTCCCCATTGATCTGGCTACCGATCGCGCCCGAGGACGGATCAAATTCGGTGTCGATATAGGGGCCGAGGGGGCAGAACGAGTCGAAGCCCTTGGCGCGAGTCCACTGATCATCACTGGACTGCAAATCACGGGCCGTCACATCGTTCGCAACTGTGTAGCCAAAAATCACTTCGGCTGCGCGCTCGGCTGGCACCGAACGAGCGACCTTACCAATCACCACCGCAAGCTCGGCCTCCAGATCCACGCGCTGCGACTGCTCCGGCAACACAATCGGGTGCCCCGGCCCGATAATCGAAGTGTTCGGCTTCAAGAACATCAGCGGCGCCTCCGGCACAGTGTTACCAAGCTCTTCGGCGTGAGCGGCGTAGTTTCGCCCGAACCCAACCACCTTTGAACGCGGAATAACCGGCGCGAGCAGACGCACCGCATCCGCCGGGACTCGTTCATCAACGGTGTTGAACCCGGCGTAGAGCGGATCTCCCTCAAGCCGCACAAACTCTTGGGTGGATTCGTCGAGCAGACCAAAGGCCAGCTGACCTTGATATTCGTAGCGCGCAAACTTCATGGCGCCCACCCTATGGGCAAGCGCCATGAAAATCGCAGTGAACGAGAGGATGCATCCCCTACTCGGGTAGGACCTCCACGCCTTCGACCTGGTCGCGTTCGTACTCCGAGACCTCGATCGTTTCACCGCGGAAGAATGTTGGGTCGTAGAACCGCATCGCAATCATAATGATCACACCCAACAGCAGCACACCGATACCGAGCACGAAGACGAGTCCGATACCGTCCTGAGCAATACCTTCGGCGTTGTAGTGGGTAGCAAAGATTGCCGATCCCGAACCGTAGTCGGGTTTCATCGAGTCAACGCAGGTGAGCACGAACATGTACATGAGCGACAAGCCGCCGAGCAGTGGCAGCAGCAGCCGCATGAAGAAGTTACGCACGCTCGTGAACCAGCTCTTACGGAAGTACCACACGGCAGCAAGACCGGTGACGCCGTAGTAGAAGCACACCATCATGCCGAGTGCCGTGATCGTATCCCACAGCGCATTTTCACTGAGCAGACGCATCACGATGTAGAACACGATCGATGCTCCGGCAGCCCAGAACGTTGCTGTTGCCGGCGACTTGTAGCGAGGCGAAATCTTCGCCATCGACTTCGGCAGGGCTTGGTAGTACCCCATGGCAAGCAGGGTACGGGCCGGCGACACCATGGTGGCGTTTAGCGACGACAGGGATGAGGTCAGAATCGCGATCGACATCAAGATCGCGAACGGCCCCATGATTTCCGGTGCGAGCACGGCAAAGATAGATTCCTGGTTGGCGGGGTTACCGGCGCCGAGCTCACCCTCACCAATACCCGACCACATCAACGTGCCGATGGTCACCAGCAGGTACAGCGACACGATGGAGACGATCGTAACCACCGACGCCTGCGCTGGTGTGCGCTTGGGGTCACGGGTCTCTTCGTTCATCGTGATCACCGTGTCCCATCCCCAGAACATGAAGATGGACAGCGATACGCCGGCGACGATCGTGGACAGACCGCCCTCAACGGCACCGGGGTTCAGCCATGACACATCGAACTCGGTGTAGTCGAAGGCATTCCCACTATTGGCCGAGATGACCGCGGAGATGCCGTACCAAACCATGACGATCAGCTGCAGTACGACCAGGCCCCACTGCACGCGTTCGGTCGCCTCGATACCGCGGTAACCGACGTATGCCGCCACGATGACAAAGACGGTGGTGACGAGGATGTTAACCAGCAGGTTCTCGGCCGGCAGCGACGCGAGCTCGGGACTGCGGAAGATCTGTCCCAGCAGGATGAAGAAGAAATCAGTCGCGACGGCGGCCAGGTTCGAGAGCACAAGCACCGTTGCCGAGATCAGTCCCCATCCGCTCATCCAACCGATCCACGGGCCGAAGGCCCGCGAACCCCAGGTGAAGGAGGTTCCCGAGTCGGGAATCGCACGGTTGAGTTCGCGATACCCGAACAGCACCAGCAGCATCGGGATGAACCCGATGAGCAAGATCGCGGGGGTTTGTAGCCCCACGACCGAAACAGTGGGGCCAAGACCGGAGGTCAGTGTGTAGGCAGGGGCGACGGTGGAGATACCAATAACGGCCCCGCCGAGCACACCAACCTTGCCGACACTGAGCCCCTTTGAGCCGGGAGTCAACGCGCCACTGCGCGTCTTCGTCGAAGATTCGGACATTACCCAAACTTTCTAGCGGTTGTACGAAGTAAAACTAGTCGTCGTCGCTCACGACAATCGGTAGCGCACCGGTTGGGCTCTCGTGGTGGCGCGGCCCCTGGTAGCTCGAGGGCAGCACCACCGCCGGCACCGGTAGGGCTGACAGGATGCGGTGAGCACGCTGGCCAAGGAATACACTGCCATGTTTTGCCAGTCGACTCGAACCGAGCACGGCAACTTCGGTGTCAATCCACTCGACGTTGCGGATGGCGTCTTCGAGACTCTCACCCTCGGCAATCTGGATCGTCGCCTTTCCTGAGGAGAGCATACCGATGGCGATCTCTTCGAGGTGCCGGCCACCGAACTCGCGGACCTCGTCACTGACATCGCGTTGCTCCCGCGGGTCGGTCTTGTCGACCTGCACGAGGGAAAGCAAGCGCAGCGGTATCTTGCGTTCCACGGAACGTTGTACGGCACGACCAATGACGACTTCTGACCCTGGGTGAGCACCGTAAATGCCAGTGATTCGCGAAACGGGTTCATTCGGGGCTTCGTACCCCCTCGGCACCAACGCCACGGGGATCGGCGAAGCGTGCAGCAGCGTATTGGCGACGCTCCCAATAGTGAATGCCCTCAGCAGCGGCGAAGCCTTCGCACCAACCACGATCATCGATGCGTCGTATTCTTCGGCAGCCTCGAGCAGGCCGATGGCTTCACCGGTTGCGTATCGCAATTCAAACCGAGCGTTGACCCCCTCGGGGATACGCCGCAGCGCCTCCTCAGTCCACGCCTGCACCTGTTCCGCCAGGATCGGGTCTTCTGGGGTGAACGGCCCAATATGCGCACCTGCATACAGGTTCGGCTGTGGCATCACCATCGTGATGATCAAATCGATGCTGCTGTGTCGCGCGAAGAACCCGGCGAACTCGAGCGCATCATAACCGCGACCGTCGGCAACATACCCGACAATCACGCTTTCCCGATGTACGTGGGCGTTCGGCATCAGCCACAACTCCTACAGGGTCAAGTTACGTTGCATGTAATAGAAAGTTTACCGTGTTACGTAGTGACGTGAGATTCAGTGAGAATTCGATACGCTGACCTGGATACAAAGTCGTATGGACTCGCAGGAACCAATCATGCCCACCACTCGTAGACCCGCAGGTCGCCCCAAAACCCGCATCCTCGACCGTGCGGTGATCACCTCGACGGCTCGCCAATTGGTGACCGAATACGGTATCGATGGGTTCACGATGACGCACCTGGCGAGTGAGCTTGGCGTCACTCCGTCGGCGGTATACAACCACGCCGAGTCGAAGCTCGAGATCCTGCGCTGGATCGAAGACGCAATTATGAGCGAGGTCGACACCACGGCGTTTGGCGCACTCCCCTGGCGCGACGCCCTGCGGGTGTGGGCACGCAGCTACCGCGACATCATGGCGGCAAACTTCGGCTTGATCACCCTGATCGCCACCACTGAGGTCCGCGACTCACCGCAAACGGTGCGCATGTACGAACAGGTCTCCGGGGTGCTTGTGGATGCGGGCTGGCCGCTAGCATCGGTCGTCCCGTTTGTTACGGCACTGGAATCGTTTATTTACGGCAACGCGATGAACGAGTTTGCCCCCGAAACCATTTTTGATGTCGGTGAACACCGGGATGAGGCCCCCACCTTCGCGAGCGCCGTCGCGGCACTACCTGACCGTGACCAGCACGAGATCAACAATGAGCTCTTTGATCTCGGCTTCGACGCCATCGTCGAATGGAGCGCAGGGCGCCTCGGTATCGAATAGGACGCACTCTCAAGCGCTCCCTATCGGCCAGCAATCCACGCTAGATGCAAAATTGCCCCGACCCAATCGGTCGGGGCAATTACCTAGTGCGGTTTAGGCAGCCTTGCGAATTGCGTCGATGAGCACCTGCAGGCCGTCACGGAGCAGCTCTTCGGTGATAACCAGCGGGGGCAGCAGACGGATAACGTTGCCGTAGGTACCACAGGTGAGGAACATGGCGCCTTCCTTCAGCGCGTCAGCAACGATCTGCTTAACGGCCTCAGGGTTCGGCTCCTTCGAGCCGTCCTTGACGAACTCGATGGCGAGCATCGCACCGCGACCACGAATCTCACCGACGATGCCGACCTCGGCCACAACCGGTTCGAGCATTTCGCGGAAGATCTCTTCGATACGGATCGCTGCGTCGAGCAGGCCTTCGGTCTCGTATGCCTCGATCGTGGCGAGCGCCGAAGCGTTCGATACCGGGTTACCGCTGTAGGTACCGCCGATACCGCCGGGCTGCGGGGCATCCATGATCTCGGCGCGACCGATAACTGCCGAGATCGGCATACCGCCACCGAGGCCCTTGGCCGAGGTGATCAGGTCGGGCTCGATACCGCTCCACTCCGAAGCGAACCACTTACCGGTACGTGCCATACCGGACTGGACCTCATCCGAAACGTACACAATGCCGTTCTCACGGGCGAAGTCGACCAGGGCTTTCATGAAGCCGTCGGCCGGAACAATGAAGCCACCTTCACCAACAACGGGCTCGAGGATGATGGCAGCAACGTTCTCGGCACCAATCTGCTTCTCGATCATGGTGATGGTGCGCTTGGCGGCCTCTTCGCCGGTCATGCCTTCCGGGTCGCGGAAGGGGTAGCTCAGCGGCATGCGGTACACCTCAGGAGCGAACGGACCGAAACCGATCTTGTACGGCGATGCCTTCGCGGTCATTGCCATGGTGAGGTTGGTGCGGCCATGGAATGCGTGTTCGAACACCACGATGGCCTGGCGGCCGGTGTACTTGCGAGCAATCTTTACTGCGTTCTCGAGGGCTTCCGCGCCGGTGTTGAACAGGGCGGCCTTCTTCTCGAAGTTACCTGGGGCAAGCTCGGTCAGGCGCTTGCACAGCTCGATGTAGCTTCCGTACGGAGCGGTGTTGATCTGCAGGTGAGTACCGGCAGCGGCTGCATCCTGAACGGCCCTAACGACCTTCGGGTTCGAGTTACCGACCGTGGTTACACCAATACCGGAACCAAAGTCGATGAACTGGTTGCCATCGACGTCACGCAGGATGGCGCCGTCGGCCTGCTCCACGTAGCTGGGGAGCGACGAGCCGATCGACTTGCTCACGTACTTGTCGCGGTCAGCCTTGAAGGCCTGCGACTTCGGGCCTGGAATCTCGGTTACGATCTGACGCTTCTGCTCGAGACGGAACTCCATTGCTCTGCCTTTCTGTTGTAGACACTGCGACGCGGTGGATGTCGCACACTTCAACTGTACGACTCACCCACGGGGTATTTCATGTGTAGTCGCACGATGTTTCCTTGAATCATTGTGCGTACGCATGAGCACGTACGATTGGGGCATGTCCACGACAATCGCGGAGCTTCTGCGCGTACGAAAGTTCGGTCTACGCATCCGTCACGGCAGCGCCGCCGCCATGCAGCAGCGCCTCGACTGGGCGACCGTAAGTGAACTCGTTGACCCCTCCCCTTCGCTCACGGGTGACGAACTCGTGCTTACCGCCGGCGTGCAATTGCGTTCCGCGCGAGCATGCCGCACTTACGTTTCCGCGGTGGCCCAAGCAGGATGTGCGGGGATCGGCTTCGGCACCGGCGTCAGTCACGAGCACATTCCGCAGGCGTTATTGGATGCGGCCCTGGAGGCCGGCGTCGCGGTGCTGGAGGTGCCGCTACATATTTCCTTCGCCGACATCACTCGATACATCGCCGAAACGAATGTCAGCGCCCGACTCGCTTCCTTGGAATCCCAATACCGTCGCCGCCACCACCTGGTGGAGTTGCTGCTCGGCGATGGCGGCCTAGATGCCATGCTGCAAGAACTCGGCCGACAATCGAATGCACACTACGCGGTTTCCATCAACGGTGAGCTCATTTCGGGCACGCTTGAAATCGATGATGATCGTGTGACCGGATGGGATGCGCTCCCCATCGCGCTTGCCGACTCCAGTCAGGCGACACTGCACGCATCCCGCCCTCGCGATGACTCTGCGGTCAACACGGCCCGCTCGCTCGTCGGCCTGCACATTTCGCAGGAAGCCAGGCGGCTTTATACCGCTCGACACGAGGCCGGACGCGTTATTGAAGACCTCAACCGGGGCAAGCTCTCGCTCTCGGCAGCGGTCTCCCGACTCGAGAGTTACGGCCTGGATGCGGGCGGGCGGTATCGCACGCTCGTGGTCACCACGCAGGCATCGAGCCGGGACGAGCTCGGGCGGATTCTGATGCCATCGGGAATCGATGCTCCGCTGACCGCAATGGTGCACGGCAAACTCGTGGTGCTCGTACCGCCGGACGGCACCACCGGCCGGCTCAAGGCAGAGTCGATCAGTGCCGCATGCCGCGCGATTGGCCACACCACCCGCATTGGCATCGGCGGGGTCTACCCCGCCGCGGATGCGTTGCGCTGGGGGTGGTTGGAGGCAACGGATGCACTGACTCGGCTCAACGACGGTGATGAGATTGGTGAGGCGCCACCGCTGTCGATGGCCTCGCTTATCCTGAGTGCCGAAGGAGCACCGGTTGGTGAGCTTGCCGAACGCATCCTCTCCCCGATTGAGACGCTCGACGCAGACCAGGGCACTCGCTTAGTTGAGACCCTCGAGACCTGGATCACGCACTCCGGGGCTGTCGCCGAAGTGGCCACTGCACTGGGAACACACCGCAATACCGTGCGCTATCGAATCGCGCAGATTGCAACACTCACCGGCTTTGACCCGCGAGTCACCACCGATGTAGTGCAGCTCGCGCTAGCGTTGATGGCTCGCAAGCTGTCACCGGCGTTGCGATCCGCTAGTGAACGCAAGCGTTAGCGCACCGCGGTCAGCCGGCCGTGCCGGTCGGCGACGGTGCCGTTCTGGATACCGGTCAGTTCCTGCCGCAAGCGCATTGCGACGGAATGCTCATCGACCGGCGGGTTGGTGAGCTCGAACTCCTCCCCCTTGAGCACCCCAATCGGGGCGACGACCGCCGCGGTGGAACCACCTCCTAACTTATGGCCGACTACGGATGCGTCACGCCCCGGGGTGAATCGGTCGTATCCGGAAACCAATCGAAAGTGTGACAGGTCCGATAGGCAACTCTTGTTAAGCTGTGGGTAAAAAGCTGCGCCGGAGGAGCTTATGGAAACGCGGATCATTGACGGCGAATTTCGTACGGTGAGCCGTTTGTGCGACGACGTTGTTGAGGGCGTCGGCGAAAGCACCTCCATTCGCGATGTGCAGGATTTAGTGAGCGAGGGAATGCAAGGTGGCAAGGCAGGTAGCCTGTTTGCGCGGGTCGTGGACCACCTTGAAGATGCCCGCAACTCGATCATGACCGCGGCGGAGGCGATCTCCGATGCTTCATTCGCGGCAGAAACAGCGTTCCAGGCTGGTGACGAAGTGTCCGCAGAGCGCCTGAACGATATTCACCACGAACTCCTAACGGTTGATTACCGTTCGTTTAAGGGGTAGTCGTGGCAATGGTTTCGTGGTCAGATGTGTGTGAGTGGCGGGCGGAACCGATCGACGCTGCCGAATATCGGATTGGGAGCGCCGAGGCAGCAATGCAAGCCAATGGAGAATTGCTCTACCGTGCGCGTGAGGCGCTTACTGGTAGCGGGTTGACAGTAACTGCGGCGCAGAATGCGCTCGCTGAGGCCGCAGATGACACTGACTTCGTCGAAGCCCAGTTGACAGATCTATTGGTAGCGATGGGCACGGCATTGGGGCGGGTTTCAGAGATTGAACGCTGGGTGCAAGCCGCGCAGGACTACGCGTATGACGAATTGCTCTTGATTCATGAAACCGGTTCGGTGCATTTGTCGGAGCGGATGTGGGATCGAGCCCGGTCCGAGGCAACCGAAATGGAGGAGGCCTTGCCACCCAATTACGGGTCTTACAATTACGGGGGCGCAACGGGGAAAAGCCATCCGCCTAATGTGTCACCCGAGTCTACGCCGACCTATTGCCGAGCGGTACAGGCTAAGGAGCTGTTGACGGATGAGATCGCCCAGATTCTCGAGTTGGCTCAGGAAACCGATGAGGCACTCGCCCGGGCCTGTGAACTGATTTTGCAGGCACGGGCATCGACAGCCGCGACTGAAATTTCGGGGCGAGTGGTCAACCCAAACGAGTTCGCGAACCTGCTAGAGCAGATGTCATCAGCCAGTCAGGTACGGTCACTGTGGAGCAGTCTTTCTCCGCAAGAACAGCAGGCAATCAAGCACGCCTATCCCGCAGTCGTTGCTGAAACCAACGGGATTCCGTTCGTTGATCGCCGGGACGTAAATGCCCGTTTGGCGCAAGCGCGCCTCGAGGATATTCAGAATGAGATCGACTCGATTGAGGAGCAACTTGCGAAAGGCGACAGGGAATTACGTGAGAACTTAAATGACCCTTTCGTTTCGGAACATGAAAAATGGTCCCGACCAGGCGAATTGGGTGAGCTCAAAACGAAGCAGGATCGACTCCTGCAAGAGCAGCGCTATATCACCGATGTGCTCAACGATCCCGCGCGGGGATTTTTATTATTCGACGCAGAACATAATCGGATCATTGAACAGAACGGGTATCTTACGCCGAATACGGATGAGGTGTACACGCATGTTCCAGGCACGACGGTCTCGCCCGAGTCGTTCTATGACGGCTCCGCATCTGCATTCGCCCGGCGAGTTTTCAGTGAAGGCAAAGTGGACGGCACCGATTTTGCGACATTCACGTATATGGATGGTGGTTACGAAGGAATGGGTGACAGCATTCGCTGGGGGTATGGCGAGCGCGGGAATGCGAACGAGTCGTTCTTGCTGGCCGAAGGAAAAGAGTTGAAGGAATTCCAGGATGCGGTCACGCTTGACGCAATGGCCGTCGGCGCCGACGTGAATATTGGCGGCCACAGTGCGGGGATGAGCCTCATTTTCGCGTCAGAAACTCACGGGGCCCGTTACGATCAAGTTCACTCTCTGTCAGGATCGTTCGCCCCTGGATCAGATTGGCATCCGTCATTGGCAACAGAATACGATCACTACTACTACAGCCCCGAGCCACTAAATGCGTTGGAACGCAGTCCATTCAAGGACCCGAGTTTCGAGAGACACGCCTATGAGGGTGGCGACCCAATGGATAATCACGGCCGCACGAACTCCGGCAACGACGACAACTACGATCTCATCGTAGATTTCATCGCTGAGTCCCGCGGTGATTAATCGGAGT encodes:
- a CDS encoding APC family permease, coding for MSESSTKTRSGALTPGSKGLSVGKVGVLGGAVIGISTVAPAYTLTSGLGPTVSVVGLQTPAILLIGFIPMLLVLFGYRELNRAIPDSGTSFTWGSRAFGPWIGWMSGWGLISATVLVLSNLAAVATDFFFILLGQIFRSPELASLPAENLLVNILVTTVFVIVAAYVGYRGIEATERVQWGLVVLQLIVMVWYGISAVISANSGNAFDYTEFDVSWLNPGAVEGGLSTIVAGVSLSIFMFWGWDTVITMNEETRDPKRTPAQASVVTIVSIVSLYLLVTIGTLMWSGIGEGELGAGNPANQESIFAVLAPEIMGPFAILMSIAILTSSLSSLNATMVSPARTLLAMGYYQALPKSMAKISPRYKSPATATFWAAGASIVFYIVMRLLSENALWDTITALGMMVCFYYGVTGLAAVWYFRKSWFTSVRNFFMRLLLPLLGGLSLMYMFVLTCVDSMKPDYGSGSAIFATHYNAEGIAQDGIGLVFVLGIGVLLLGVIIMIAMRFYDPTFFRGETIEVSEYERDQVEGVEVLPE
- the gabT gene encoding 4-aminobutyrate--2-oxoglutarate transaminase, whose translation is MEFRLEQKRQIVTEIPGPKSQAFKADRDKYVSKSIGSSLPSYVEQADGAILRDVDGNQFIDFGSGIGVTTVGNSNPKVVRAVQDAAAAGTHLQINTAPYGSYIELCKRLTELAPGNFEKKAALFNTGAEALENAVKIARKYTGRQAIVVFEHAFHGRTNLTMAMTAKASPYKIGFGPFAPEVYRMPLSYPFRDPEGMTGEEAAKRTITMIEKQIGAENVAAIILEPVVGEGGFIVPADGFMKALVDFARENGIVYVSDEVQSGMARTGKWFASEWSGIEPDLITSAKGLGGGMPISAVIGRAEIMDAPQPGGIGGTYSGNPVSNASALATIEAYETEGLLDAAIRIEEIFREMLEPVVAEVGIVGEIRGRGAMLAIEFVKDGSKEPNPEAVKQIVADALKEGAMFLTCGTYGNVIRLLPPLVITEELLRDGLQVLIDAIRKAA
- a CDS encoding TetR family transcriptional regulator, producing the protein MPTTRRPAGRPKTRILDRAVITSTARQLVTEYGIDGFTMTHLASELGVTPSAVYNHAESKLEILRWIEDAIMSEVDTTAFGALPWRDALRVWARSYRDIMAANFGLITLIATTEVRDSPQTVRMYEQVSGVLVDAGWPLASVVPFVTALESFIYGNAMNEFAPETIFDVGEHRDEAPTFASAVAALPDRDQHEINNELFDLGFDAIVEWSAGRLGIE
- a CDS encoding universal stress protein, with translation MPNAHVHRESVIVGYVADGRGYDALEFAGFFARHSSIDLIITMVMPQPNLYAGAHIGPFTPEDPILAEQVQAWTEEALRRIPEGVNARFELRYATGEAIGLLEAAEEYDASMIVVGAKASPLLRAFTIGSVANTLLHASPIPVALVPRGYEAPNEPVSRITGIYGAHPGSEVVIGRAVQRSVERKIPLRLLSLVQVDKTDPREQRDVSDEVREFGGRHLEEIAIGMLSSGKATIQIAEGESLEDAIRNVEWIDTEVAVLGSSRLAKHGSVFLGQRAHRILSALPVPAVVLPSSYQGPRHHESPTGALPIVVSDDD
- a CDS encoding fumarylacetoacetate hydrolase family protein, with the translated sequence MKFARYEYQGQLAFGLLDESTQEFVRLEGDPLYAGFNTVDERVPADAVRLLAPVIPRSKVVGFGRNYAAHAEELGNTVPEAPLMFLKPNTSIIGPGHPIVLPEQSQRVDLEAELAVVIGKVARSVPAERAAEVIFGYTVANDVTARDLQSSDDQWTRAKGFDSFCPLGPYIDTEFDPSSGAIGSQINGETKQEGDLSLMERSVAELVEYASSVFTLLPGDVLLTGTPAGVAPLSAGDEVVCAISGLGQLRNPVVAAGA
- a CDS encoding MetQ/NlpA family ABC transporter substrate-binding protein — its product is MRKRFAILAATAAAALALSGCAASGGEEVSNPGGEAELVIGASPVPHAQILEYVRDNLAEDEGLKITIKEFDDYVLPNQTLNDGELDANYFQHLPYLESEMKEKGYEFEHGEGVHIEPLRLFSSKVKSPDEIKDGATIAITNDVSNQARGLLLLQEAGLLKDITTESSVLELTAEQNPKNLQFEETQPEVVVQLVDDPKIDAALVNANFVFSAGLNPEEAILSESVDGSPYANVLVWKKGNDDPNVKKLEELLHSQEVKDYIKETWPNGDVVAG
- a CDS encoding PucR family transcriptional regulator — translated: MSTTIAELLRVRKFGLRIRHGSAAAMQQRLDWATVSELVDPSPSLTGDELVLTAGVQLRSARACRTYVSAVAQAGCAGIGFGTGVSHEHIPQALLDAALEAGVAVLEVPLHISFADITRYIAETNVSARLASLESQYRRRHHLVELLLGDGGLDAMLQELGRQSNAHYAVSINGELISGTLEIDDDRVTGWDALPIALADSSQATLHASRPRDDSAVNTARSLVGLHISQEARRLYTARHEAGRVIEDLNRGKLSLSAAVSRLESYGLDAGGRYRTLVVTTQASSRDELGRILMPSGIDAPLTAMVHGKLVVLVPPDGTTGRLKAESISAACRAIGHTTRIGIGGVYPAADALRWGWLEATDALTRLNDGDEIGEAPPLSMASLILSAEGAPVGELAERILSPIETLDADQGTRLVETLETWITHSGAVAEVATALGTHRNTVRYRIAQIATLTGFDPRVTTDVVQLALALMARKLSPALRSASERKR